One genomic region from Evansella sp. LMS18 encodes:
- the deoC gene encoding deoxyribose-phosphate aldolase translates to MNHELAKMIDHTLLKPDVTKEQIVKLSEEAKEHEFASVCVNPAWVKTAYEVLKDKPEVKVCTVIGFPLGASTPEVKAFETENAIANGAGEVDMVINVGALKDQDDEAVLNDIQAVVKAAEGKALTKVIIETSLLTEEEKVRACELAVKAGADYVKTSTGFSGGGATIEDIALMRKTVGPEIGVKASGGVRDKEAAEAMVKAGATRIGASAGISIIQGGTGEGDY, encoded by the coding sequence ATGAACCATGAATTAGCTAAAATGATTGACCACACATTGTTAAAGCCTGATGTAACAAAAGAGCAGATTGTCAAATTATCCGAGGAAGCAAAGGAACATGAATTTGCTTCTGTTTGTGTAAACCCTGCCTGGGTTAAAACTGCATATGAAGTTTTGAAAGACAAGCCGGAAGTGAAAGTTTGTACTGTAATAGGCTTTCCTTTAGGCGCGTCAACACCGGAGGTTAAGGCATTCGAAACAGAAAATGCCATTGCAAACGGAGCAGGAGAAGTCGATATGGTTATTAATGTCGGCGCTTTAAAGGACCAGGACGATGAGGCGGTACTTAATGACATACAGGCGGTTGTTAAAGCTGCTGAAGGTAAAGCACTTACTAAAGTTATTATTGAAACATCACTTTTGACGGAAGAGGAAAAGGTCCGTGCCTGTGAACTGGCTGTAAAAGCAGGTGCAGACTACGTCAAAACTTCCACTGGATTTTCCGGCGGAGGAGCAACTATAGAAGATATTGCACTTATGAGAAAAACGGTTGGACCTGAAATTGGAGTGAAAGCCTCCGGTGGTGTCCGGGATAAGGAAGCTGCGGAGGCAATGGTAAAGGCCGGGGCTACCAGAATTGGCGCCAGTGCCGGAATTTCCATCATTCAGGGAGGCACCGGCGAAGGGGATTATTAA
- a CDS encoding Na/Pi symporter, whose amino-acid sequence MNQLFSMFIIYIALFLFGMTVMRQGLLQLQRQRVTDWIAYTVNTPLKSLIVGTIVTSLLQSSSAVMIITVGLVAAGVITFRNSVGIILGANIGTVVTLEIIAFDLSWLIFPLLITGVLFIIMKNQFLFCTGCFFFGFSSILVAVDGFEKLASPLSSLTLVYDWLLSANNIISIAGAAGILLSAVIQSSSAVTAIAMSFMNEGFLSLPSGIAIMLGANIGTCATAWLASIGGSREAKLTAYAHIWLNIAGVALFFPFIMQFSRLIEMTAAAPSQQLAHAALLFNIFTSLIVLPFIKQFSRFVEWAHKRE is encoded by the coding sequence ATGAATCAGCTATTTTCAATGTTTATTATATACATAGCTTTATTTTTGTTCGGAATGACAGTAATGAGGCAGGGTCTGCTGCAGCTGCAGAGGCAGCGGGTCACAGACTGGATCGCGTACACCGTAAATACGCCTCTGAAAAGCTTAATTGTCGGCACCATTGTCACAAGCCTGCTGCAGAGCAGTTCAGCAGTTATGATTATCACGGTAGGGCTCGTAGCAGCAGGGGTAATTACTTTCCGGAATTCTGTCGGTATCATTCTTGGAGCTAATATCGGGACCGTTGTAACACTTGAGATAATCGCTTTTGATTTATCATGGCTGATTTTCCCGCTTCTGATAACAGGCGTGCTGTTTATTATAATGAAGAACCAGTTTTTATTTTGTACAGGCTGCTTTTTCTTTGGGTTCAGCAGTATATTGGTTGCAGTAGACGGTTTTGAAAAACTGGCTTCCCCTTTATCATCACTTACTTTAGTTTATGACTGGCTGCTGTCTGCAAATAACATTATCAGTATAGCCGGGGCTGCCGGAATTCTTTTAAGTGCTGTAATACAGTCCAGTTCCGCCGTTACCGCTATTGCTATGAGCTTTATGAATGAAGGCTTTTTATCACTTCCGTCGGGAATTGCCATCATGCTTGGGGCTAATATTGGCACTTGTGCAACAGCATGGCTTGCAAGTATTGGGGGCTCCAGGGAAGCAAAACTAACCGCGTATGCCCATATTTGGCTGAATATCGCCGGTGTCGCACTGTTTTTCCCTTTCATTATGCAATTCTCCAGGCTGATAGAAATGACGGCGGCAGCGCCGTCCCAGCAGCTTGCACACGCTGCATTATTATTTAATATTTTCACTTCCCTGATTGTCCTGCCGTTTATAAAACAATTTTCAAGGTTCGTGGAATGGGCGCATAAACGAGAGTAG
- the rpsU gene encoding 30S ribosomal protein S21, giving the protein MAETRVRKNESIDAALRRFKRTMSKEGTMAEVRKRKHYEKPSIKRKKKSEAARKRKF; this is encoded by the coding sequence ATGGCAGAAACACGTGTACGTAAAAATGAATCTATTGATGCTGCTCTTCGTCGCTTCAAGAGAACCATGTCTAAGGAAGGCACAATGGCAGAGGTTCGTAAGCGCAAGCATTATGAGAAACCAAGCATTAAGCGTAAGAAAAAGTCCGAAGCGGCTCGTAAGCGTAAGTTCTAA
- a CDS encoding GatB/YqeY domain-containing protein — MKLLDKLNQDMKEAMRNKEKQRLSVIRSVKASLQNESIKLGKEITDEEALSVLSREMKQRKESLHEFEQANRSDLVEKTELEIELLEEYMPAQLSDEELQQIVDETIQETGADSKAQMGKVMGAIMPKVKGRADGTRVKQMVEQNLS; from the coding sequence TTGAAACTTCTTGATAAACTGAATCAGGATATGAAGGAAGCGATGAGGAATAAAGAGAAGCAGCGGCTTTCAGTCATTCGGTCAGTAAAAGCATCCTTGCAGAATGAATCCATTAAGCTCGGTAAAGAAATTACTGATGAAGAAGCACTCAGCGTTCTGAGTCGTGAAATGAAACAAAGAAAAGAATCCCTCCATGAATTTGAACAAGCCAATCGAAGTGATTTGGTCGAAAAAACAGAGCTTGAAATAGAGCTGTTGGAAGAATATATGCCCGCCCAATTGTCTGACGAGGAACTGCAGCAGATTGTCGATGAAACGATTCAGGAGACAGGTGCCGACTCTAAGGCTCAGATGGGGAAAGTCATGGGTGCCATCATGCCAAAAGTTAAGGGCCGTGCAGACGGTACCCGCGTAAAACAGATGGTGGAACAAAATTTAAGTTAA
- a CDS encoding nodulation protein NfeD, with the protein MKKVRITFFGFLICLSFLLAFLPAATESGGDGEIVYFIPVEQAVERGLEAFLNRSVDTALEEGADHLVFEVNTPGGFVDAAGDIAGLIRNSPIPTTAFVVGEAMSAGAYISLNADEIVMVPGSEMGSAQVIDGSGTAADDKAQSAWLARMRSAAELNDRDPQFALAMADPRIDLPQYGAAEGDLLTLTASEALETEYAEAIVSDRDELLEYLGMENAQIREMEVSFAEQIARFVTHPIVIPILLSIGSMGLVLELYSPGFGIPGIMGASALFLYFFGHMVAGFAGWETFILFGVGVVLLLIEIFVPGFGIFGIIGIGAMVGSMVMASYSTVNILLSLLIAAVLTIIMSVVVFKYIGYRGPLKRVILTDSTRTEEGYISSVTRSEIVGKTGEVLTALRPSGTALVDGERLDVVSEGGYIEQGSKVKVITAAGSRIVVREVNEQSEEQN; encoded by the coding sequence ATGAAAAAAGTAAGGATTACTTTTTTTGGATTTTTAATATGTCTTAGTTTCTTGCTTGCATTTCTGCCAGCCGCTACAGAAAGCGGCGGGGATGGCGAGATAGTCTATTTCATACCAGTGGAGCAGGCAGTGGAAAGAGGACTTGAAGCGTTTCTGAACAGATCTGTGGACACCGCGCTTGAAGAGGGAGCAGATCATCTTGTGTTTGAGGTCAATACTCCTGGCGGTTTTGTTGATGCTGCAGGTGATATAGCCGGTCTTATCCGTAATTCGCCTATACCGACCACTGCTTTTGTAGTTGGGGAAGCCATGTCCGCAGGAGCTTATATCTCCTTGAACGCGGATGAAATTGTTATGGTTCCAGGCTCAGAAATGGGCTCAGCCCAGGTAATTGACGGGTCAGGCACAGCAGCAGACGACAAGGCGCAGTCGGCATGGCTCGCACGAATGAGAAGTGCTGCAGAATTGAATGATCGTGATCCACAATTTGCTCTTGCCATGGCAGATCCGAGAATAGACCTGCCGCAATACGGTGCAGCAGAAGGTGATCTTCTCACCTTAACTGCAAGTGAGGCACTGGAAACCGAGTACGCAGAAGCGATCGTTTCAGACCGGGATGAGCTTCTTGAATACTTAGGCATGGAAAATGCACAAATACGGGAAATGGAAGTCAGCTTCGCAGAACAAATTGCCCGTTTTGTTACTCATCCTATAGTCATACCGATTCTTTTATCAATCGGCAGTATGGGACTTGTACTCGAATTGTATTCTCCAGGTTTCGGGATACCCGGAATTATGGGGGCCTCAGCGCTGTTCCTTTATTTCTTCGGACATATGGTTGCAGGGTTTGCAGGCTGGGAGACTTTTATATTATTCGGTGTGGGGGTGGTGCTCCTGCTCATTGAAATATTTGTCCCCGGATTCGGTATATTCGGCATTATAGGAATTGGGGCGATGGTAGGCAGTATGGTCATGGCTTCCTATTCCACAGTGAATATATTATTGTCTCTGCTTATTGCTGCGGTGCTGACAATAATTATGTCTGTTGTCGTCTTTAAATATATTGGATACAGGGGGCCTCTGAAACGCGTAATCCTGACTGATTCCACGCGAACAGAGGAAGGTTATATTTCCAGTGTCACCCGCAGTGAAATCGTGGGCAAAACTGGCGAAGTGCTTACTGCCTTAAGACCTTCCGGAACTGCCTTAGTTGATGGAGAAAGACTTGACGTGGTTTCCGAGGGAGGATATATTGAACAGGGCAGCAAAGTTAAAGTGATTACGGCAGCGGGTTCCCGTATTGTGGTCCGCGAAGTAAATGAACAATCAGAAGAGCAGAATTAA
- the floA gene encoding flotillin-like protein FloA (flotillin-like protein involved in membrane lipid rafts), whose amino-acid sequence MTGEIGLIIIIGLIIIGLGVLFTFVPVMLWISAWAAGVKVGIFTLVGMRLRRVIPHRVINPLIKAVKAGLEININKLEGHYLAGGNVDRVINALIAAQRANIELSFERAAAIDLAGRDVLEAVQMSVNPKVIETPFIAGVAMDGIEVKAKARITVRANIDRLVGGAGEDTIIARVGEGIVSTIGSANTHKEVLENPDMISQTVLKKGLDSGTAFEILSIDIADIDIGKNIGAVLQTDQAEADKKIAQAKAEERRAMAVAQEQEMKARVEEMRAKVVEAEAEVPLAMADAFRSGNMGVMDYTNLKNVMADTEMRESIGKATDDGSSDSNDSGKKKY is encoded by the coding sequence ATGACAGGCGAAATAGGTTTAATTATTATTATTGGTTTAATTATCATTGGGTTAGGTGTTCTTTTCACATTTGTCCCTGTAATGCTATGGATTTCAGCATGGGCTGCCGGTGTAAAGGTGGGAATATTTACTTTAGTAGGTATGAGACTCCGCCGTGTTATCCCGCACCGTGTTATTAATCCGTTAATCAAAGCGGTGAAAGCAGGTCTTGAAATTAACATTAATAAGCTGGAAGGCCATTACCTTGCAGGTGGTAACGTTGACCGTGTAATTAATGCGCTTATCGCGGCACAGCGTGCGAACATTGAGTTAAGCTTTGAACGTGCAGCTGCAATCGATCTTGCAGGCCGTGACGTTTTGGAAGCAGTGCAGATGAGTGTTAATCCTAAAGTTATTGAAACACCGTTTATTGCCGGTGTTGCGATGGATGGGATTGAAGTAAAAGCGAAAGCGCGAATTACTGTACGTGCTAATATCGACCGCCTTGTCGGTGGTGCTGGTGAAGATACTATCATTGCACGTGTCGGTGAAGGTATTGTATCAACTATCGGTTCAGCTAATACACATAAAGAAGTTCTGGAAAATCCAGATATGATTTCTCAGACGGTCCTGAAAAAAGGACTGGATTCAGGTACTGCTTTTGAAATTCTGTCCATTGATATTGCGGATATCGATATCGGTAAAAACATTGGTGCGGTCCTTCAGACTGACCAGGCTGAAGCAGATAAGAAAATTGCACAGGCGAAGGCAGAAGAACGCCGGGCAATGGCTGTAGCACAAGAACAGGAAATGAAAGCCAGAGTCGAAGAAATGCGTGCGAAGGTTGTTGAAGCTGAAGCAGAGGTACCTCTTGCGATGGCAGATGCATTCCGTTCCGGAAACATGGGTGTCATGGATTATACAAACCTCAAAAACGTGATGGCTGATACTGAAATGCGTGAATCCATCGGAAAAGCAACTGATGATGGTAGCAGTGACAGTAACGATAGCGGTAAGAAAAAATATTAA
- the yqfC gene encoding sporulation protein YqfC — protein MKRIKKRVRRWMTEQMDLPADVMMDLPRITMIGNFHIYIENHKGVIRFTREELRLRLTEGELLVSGNAFVIKNILPEEILLEGEIQDVRFIKK, from the coding sequence ATGAAAAGAATAAAAAAGCGTGTGCGAAGATGGATGACAGAACAAATGGATCTTCCGGCAGATGTCATGATGGATCTTCCGAGGATCACTATGATCGGAAACTTCCACATATATATAGAAAATCACAAAGGAGTTATACGTTTTACCCGAGAAGAGCTGAGGCTCAGGCTAACGGAGGGGGAACTGCTCGTTTCAGGGAACGCTTTTGTCATCAAAAATATCCTCCCTGAAGAAATACTCCTGGAAGGAGAGATACAGGATGTGCGATTTATTAAAAAGTAA
- the yqfD gene encoding sporulation protein YqfD, with protein sequence MKNHWVHKLSGYVRIKISGPYPELFVNRCIDSDIQIWDIEHQGNQVLVCSVLLDEIPRLRKLARISDCKISFLDRKGLPFVMKRLWKRNGLLFGAAGALLLLYLLSNMVWEVEVEGATASLEHELRQTAAELGVKRGAFQFLLPAPEDLQSVLTDEIEDATWIGVTKRGTTYHFQIVQKEFAEREPEADAGNLVAVRKAVIHDIFVEEGKPLVEINQVVEKGDVLVSGLIGREGEEKEVAARGKVFGEIWYKAEVEVPLSRTLYTATGNKYRVHYLHAGDFNIPIWGWNSPEFENIKEESFKSSWSIFGFEIPVKYGYKDILETKEAEAEQAVDKAIDTAKEKGADAVLSKFSPEAVVKGEKVLHHLVENGKVKVIIHYRIVDEITVKQPIIKETKETETID encoded by the coding sequence ATGAAAAACCACTGGGTCCACAAGCTCTCAGGTTATGTGCGAATCAAAATTTCCGGCCCCTATCCCGAGTTGTTTGTCAACCGCTGTATTGATTCAGATATTCAAATATGGGATATCGAGCATCAGGGCAATCAGGTGCTTGTTTGCTCTGTTTTATTGGACGAGATACCGCGGCTGAGAAAACTGGCGAGAATATCCGATTGTAAAATTTCATTTTTGGACAGAAAAGGGCTTCCGTTTGTCATGAAGAGACTGTGGAAACGTAACGGGCTGCTTTTTGGTGCCGCTGGTGCATTGCTGCTTCTGTATCTCTTATCTAATATGGTCTGGGAGGTGGAAGTGGAAGGAGCAACAGCGTCACTGGAGCATGAACTGAGACAGACAGCTGCAGAGCTTGGGGTGAAACGGGGAGCTTTCCAGTTTCTCCTTCCTGCACCGGAAGATCTCCAGTCCGTGTTGACAGATGAGATTGAGGATGCTACGTGGATTGGTGTGACCAAAAGAGGAACAACCTATCATTTTCAAATTGTGCAAAAGGAATTTGCAGAGCGGGAACCTGAAGCAGATGCAGGAAATTTAGTAGCGGTACGTAAAGCTGTTATCCACGATATATTTGTGGAGGAAGGGAAACCTCTCGTTGAAATAAATCAGGTTGTTGAAAAAGGGGACGTGCTTGTATCCGGGCTGATCGGCCGGGAAGGGGAAGAGAAAGAGGTGGCAGCAAGAGGGAAGGTGTTCGGTGAGATATGGTATAAGGCAGAGGTGGAAGTACCTCTTTCACGGACCCTGTACACTGCCACTGGAAATAAATACAGGGTGCATTATCTCCATGCAGGAGATTTTAACATTCCAATTTGGGGATGGAATTCCCCTGAATTTGAAAATATTAAAGAAGAGAGCTTTAAAAGCTCCTGGAGTATATTTGGTTTTGAAATTCCGGTTAAGTATGGCTATAAGGATATCCTTGAAACGAAAGAGGCGGAAGCCGAGCAGGCTGTCGATAAGGCTATAGATACAGCGAAGGAAAAAGGGGCGGATGCAGTGCTTTCCAAATTCAGCCCGGAAGCCGTGGTGAAGGGCGAAAAAGTTTTGCACCATCTGGTTGAGAATGGTAAAGTAAAAGTAATCATCCACTACCGTATTGTGGATGAAATAACAGTAAAACAACCGATAATCAAGGAGACTAAGGAGACTGAGACGATTGACTGA
- a CDS encoding PhoH family protein, which translates to MTEDKKQTIQLHTQDSNEVQALFGPNDRHLQRLEEAFNASIVTRGEEVTITAANEKADNIKDILELLLQLIRKGTSIQERDVVYAAQLAERDMLSELPELFEDKITVSSKGKPILAKTLGQRHYVSAIRKNDIVFGIGPAGTGKTYLAVVMAVHALKEGQVKRIVLTRPAVEAGESLGFLPGDLKEKVDPYLRPLYDALHDVLGMEQTTRLMERGTIEIAPLAYMRGRTLDDSFVILDEAQNTTSEQIKMFLTRLGFGSKMVVTGDLTQIDLPKGKISGLKVALNILQHIDGMRFIHLESTDVVRHTLVKRIIDAYDKADREK; encoded by the coding sequence TTGACTGAAGACAAAAAACAGACGATTCAACTCCATACTCAGGATTCAAACGAAGTCCAGGCTTTGTTTGGGCCGAATGACCGTCATCTTCAGAGACTTGAAGAAGCTTTTAACGCTTCAATTGTCACAAGAGGCGAAGAAGTTACAATAACAGCGGCTAATGAAAAAGCTGATAATATTAAAGACATTCTTGAGCTGCTCCTCCAGCTTATCAGAAAAGGAACCTCCATACAGGAGAGGGATGTAGTATATGCAGCCCAGCTTGCTGAACGGGACATGCTCAGTGAACTGCCTGAATTATTTGAAGACAAAATCACTGTCAGTTCCAAAGGGAAACCGATTCTTGCTAAAACACTTGGACAGCGGCATTATGTATCGGCCATCAGAAAAAACGATATAGTTTTTGGTATTGGGCCCGCAGGAACCGGTAAAACATACCTGGCTGTTGTGATGGCTGTCCACGCCCTTAAAGAAGGACAGGTAAAAAGGATTGTTCTTACGAGACCTGCTGTTGAGGCAGGAGAAAGCCTTGGTTTTCTTCCGGGAGACCTGAAAGAAAAGGTGGATCCGTATTTGCGTCCGTTATATGATGCTCTTCATGATGTTCTTGGGATGGAACAGACAACCAGGCTGATGGAGCGGGGGACGATAGAGATAGCTCCTCTTGCATATATGAGAGGAAGAACGCTTGACGACAGTTTTGTTATTCTCGACGAAGCCCAGAATACTACTTCTGAACAGATTAAAATGTTTTTGACGCGTCTTGGTTTTGGTTCAAAAATGGTCGTCACCGGCGACCTTACACAAATAGACCTGCCTAAAGGCAAGATTTCCGGTTTGAAGGTTGCCTTGAACATCCTTCAGCATATTGATGGCATGCGGTTTATACATCTGGAGTCAACGGATGTTGTCAGACACACATTAGTCAAGAGAATCATTGACGCTTATGATAAAGCTGACCGGGAGAAATAA
- a CDS encoding HD family phosphohydrolase: MGKRSSIDHQQWWQNLKNHRYIRFFLFILLGVITYALMVSNVVPETLQAEVGTTADQDIRSPLTIEYRSETERLQQEAYESVNPIYTTKTRYAENQIERINDIFNTVQTVRREAREREREIAEFEEETAESEEENENGNNAEIQEEPPEEITTEEQVERIRTIFSEQLSEGLSDDTLVALLEASEEDLELAQETTANAIHEVMSNEIHIDEVEEARNQAERRVLISTIDPGLYRSMIEIARLGVTANYLLDEEATEEAREAAVEAVEPVMIREGQLIAEEGQMVTSEIYNQLSLVGLLDDHSNAYPFIGLALLVFLIVGVLAYYLSDAHTSLKTNNTHLLMYVIIYTLTLIIIKVVSLTHQLELYGLTFMVPAAMGTMLITILLHSRAALFTAMIFAITSSVIFNAEASGAFSATHGIYVFFSSVAGVFFLSHSQRVMRILQAGLFVGTLNVLVILSLMLLKNGQYSLAEFGLHIGFSALAGILAAVLTLGVLPFFEAGFGVLSTTKLIELSNPNHPLLRKILLEAPGTYHHSVMVANLAEGACEAVGANGLLARVGAYYHDLGKTRRPHFFIENQMKIENPHDKISPQLSKTIIISHPYDGAETLREYKMPKEITGIAEQHHGTTLLKFFYHKAQQETEKDIPEEEFRYPGPKAQSREAAIVGIADCVEAAVRSMQKPTIDKIEKLVKKIITERLEDGQFDECDLTLKELNTVAVSIVETLQGTFHTRIEYPEDVSDKRTEKKEGDQS, encoded by the coding sequence ATGGGGAAACGATCGTCAATTGATCACCAGCAGTGGTGGCAGAACCTGAAAAACCACCGCTATATTAGATTTTTTTTATTTATCCTACTGGGAGTTATTACGTATGCCCTGATGGTTTCCAATGTTGTTCCTGAAACGCTTCAGGCAGAGGTTGGAACGACAGCCGACCAGGATATCCGTTCCCCGCTGACTATTGAATACAGATCGGAAACAGAACGCCTGCAGCAGGAGGCGTACGAATCTGTAAACCCTATTTATACAACAAAAACCCGATATGCCGAAAACCAAATTGAGAGAATAAACGATATATTCAATACCGTTCAGACTGTCCGCAGAGAAGCCAGGGAGCGTGAAAGGGAAATAGCTGAGTTTGAAGAGGAGACGGCGGAGTCCGAGGAAGAGAACGAGAATGGGAACAATGCCGAAATCCAGGAAGAACCTCCCGAGGAAATTACGACAGAGGAACAAGTTGAAAGAATACGCACTATTTTTTCCGAGCAGCTCAGTGAAGGGCTCTCAGACGATACACTGGTAGCTTTACTGGAGGCATCGGAAGAAGATCTTGAACTCGCTCAGGAGACTACTGCGAACGCTATACATGAAGTGATGAGCAACGAGATTCACATCGACGAAGTAGAAGAGGCCAGGAATCAGGCAGAGCGCCGGGTGCTTATTTCCACGATTGACCCGGGGCTGTACCGGTCAATGATTGAAATCGCCAGGCTTGGAGTGACTGCCAATTATCTCCTTGATGAAGAAGCTACAGAAGAGGCCAGGGAAGCTGCTGTTGAAGCAGTAGAACCGGTCATGATCCGGGAAGGGCAGCTGATTGCAGAAGAAGGACAGATGGTTACTTCGGAAATTTATAACCAGCTTTCTCTTGTAGGGCTGCTGGATGATCATTCAAACGCATATCCTTTCATTGGGCTGGCTCTGCTCGTCTTCCTTATAGTGGGAGTACTTGCTTATTATTTGAGTGATGCGCATACTTCGCTGAAAACAAATAATACCCATCTTCTAATGTATGTGATTATCTATACTCTGACATTGATTATCATTAAGGTGGTGAGCCTGACCCACCAGCTTGAATTGTACGGGCTTACTTTCATGGTCCCTGCTGCTATGGGTACAATGCTGATCACTATACTGCTTCATTCCCGTGCAGCTCTGTTTACAGCAATGATTTTTGCAATAACATCGAGCGTTATATTTAACGCGGAAGCTTCGGGAGCGTTTAGCGCCACACATGGTATATATGTCTTCTTCAGTTCCGTTGCAGGCGTTTTCTTTCTGTCTCATTCCCAGAGAGTGATGAGAATCCTTCAGGCAGGATTGTTTGTGGGTACATTAAACGTTTTAGTTATACTTTCCCTGATGCTGTTAAAAAACGGCCAGTACAGCCTTGCTGAGTTTGGGCTCCATATTGGATTTTCAGCCTTAGCGGGTATTCTGGCAGCAGTGCTCACATTGGGTGTCCTTCCGTTTTTTGAAGCAGGTTTTGGAGTGCTTTCAACCACTAAGCTAATCGAGTTGTCTAATCCTAACCATCCACTTTTAAGAAAAATCCTTCTGGAAGCTCCAGGTACTTACCATCACAGTGTAATGGTAGCTAACCTGGCTGAAGGTGCCTGTGAGGCGGTAGGAGCGAACGGTTTATTAGCGAGAGTAGGGGCATACTATCACGACCTGGGAAAGACAAGGCGCCCGCATTTCTTTATAGAAAACCAAATGAAAATAGAAAATCCCCATGATAAGATATCTCCTCAGCTCAGTAAAACGATTATTATCTCACATCCTTATGATGGAGCCGAAACGCTGAGGGAATATAAGATGCCGAAAGAAATTACCGGCATTGCTGAACAGCACCATGGGACAACCTTACTGAAGTTTTTTTACCATAAAGCACAGCAGGAAACGGAAAAAGATATTCCCGAAGAGGAGTTCAGGTATCCTGGCCCTAAAGCGCAATCCAGGGAGGCCGCCATCGTCGGGATAGCCGATTGTGTGGAGGCTGCTGTACGTTCCATGCAGAAGCCCACTATCGATAAGATCGAAAAGCTTGTGAAAAAAATCATAACAGAACGTCTTGAAGACGGTCAGTTTGATGAATGTGATTTGACGTTAAAAGAACTTAATACGGTAGCAGTATCAATTGTTGAAACATTACAGGGAACTTTTCACACCAGAATTGAATATCCCGAAGATGTTTCGGATAAAAGAACAGAAAAGAAAGAAGGTGACCAATCGTAA
- the ybeY gene encoding rRNA maturation RNase YbeY: MDYKQTGLIDETGELHEDMLNLVADVLDTAMEMEGINENSELSVTFVNNEQIRELNRDYRGKDEPTDVLSFALNEGEDDEVEVEGMPDLLGDIVISVPRAEQQAEEYGHDIKRELCFLAVHGFLHLLGYDHGDETQEKAMFSRQEEILEKHGLKKR, encoded by the coding sequence ATGGATTATAAACAAACAGGCCTTATCGATGAAACAGGGGAGCTTCATGAGGATATGCTGAATCTTGTCGCAGATGTTCTTGATACAGCAATGGAGATGGAAGGTATTAACGAGAATTCCGAGCTTTCCGTTACATTTGTGAATAACGAACAAATACGTGAGCTTAACCGTGATTACCGTGGCAAGGATGAACCTACCGATGTGCTGTCATTTGCACTTAATGAGGGCGAAGATGATGAAGTGGAAGTCGAAGGTATGCCCGATTTACTTGGTGATATTGTTATATCCGTACCCAGGGCTGAACAGCAGGCAGAAGAATATGGCCACGATATAAAACGTGAACTTTGCTTCCTGGCGGTTCATGGATTTCTCCACCTGCTCGGATATGACCACGGAGATGAAACACAGGAAAAAGCCATGTTCAGCCGCCAAGAGGAAATACTAGAAAAACATGGACTCAAAAAAAGATAA
- a CDS encoding diacylglycerol kinase family protein — MDSKKDKQPFILWSRLTKSFVYAWQGIKKAWKYEQNFRIHSVVTGLVFIFAQVLNVPLTEQAILAVMAGGVLALELINTAIERTVDLMVQQYDTRAKVIKDTAAGAVFVFSLAAALVGVLIFLPKIIALF, encoded by the coding sequence ATGGACTCAAAAAAAGATAAACAGCCGTTCATTTTATGGAGCAGGCTCACGAAGAGTTTTGTCTATGCGTGGCAAGGGATTAAAAAGGCCTGGAAATATGAACAGAATTTCAGGATTCACTCTGTCGTTACTGGCTTAGTATTTATTTTCGCCCAGGTGCTAAATGTGCCGTTAACAGAACAGGCCATACTTGCGGTTATGGCAGGAGGAGTGCTCGCTCTTGAGCTTATCAATACTGCGATTGAACGGACTGTCGATCTGATGGTTCAGCAATACGATACGAGAGCGAAGGTGATAAAGGATACAGCTGCCGGAGCAGTATTTGTATTTTCCTTAGCTGCGGCTCTGGTGGGTGTACTCATCTTTCTTCCTAAAATAATCGCCCTGTTTTAA